The Brachyspira aalborgi genome has a segment encoding these proteins:
- the saoL gene encoding MerB-like organometallic lyase SaoL, which translates to MSDFGISDKYQNISKEMQEARLRLIDFVIEAGLPINKNEAIKICGNESLYKELLEKEIITANGDDIAFLYPVSALKTNHILKLSDGRKFYSMCAIDALGAYSLFHKDVEINSICSNTGNKIYIKIKDRKIFEHYPNDIHVIHVDLNKNKNWASTCUNIMNFFGSKNDMEEWIKNQNINNDTIFLLDLNTAFEVATAIFKL; encoded by the coding sequence ATGTCTGATTTTGGAATATCCGATAAATATCAAAATATATCTAAAGAAATGCAAGAAGCGAGATTAAGGCTTATTGATTTTGTAATTGAGGCGGGGCTTCCCATTAATAAAAATGAAGCCATAAAAATTTGCGGAAATGAATCTCTATATAAAGAGTTATTAGAAAAAGAGATTATAACTGCTAACGGAGACGATATTGCATTCTTGTATCCCGTATCCGCTTTGAAAACTAATCATATATTAAAATTAAGCGATGGAAGAAAATTTTATTCTATGTGCGCTATAGACGCTTTAGGAGCTTATAGTTTGTTTCATAAGGATGTCGAAATTAATTCTATATGTAGTAATACAGGAAATAAGATATATATTAAAATCAAAGATAGAAAAATATTTGAGCATTACCCAAACGATATTCATGTTATTCATGTAGATTTAAATAAGAATAAGAATTGGGCAAGCACTTGTTGAAATATTATGAATTTCTTTGGTTCAAAGAATGATATGGAAGAATGGATTAAAAATCAAAATATTAATAACGATACGATTTTTCTTTTAGATTTGAATACGGCTTTTGAAGTTGCAACCGCTATATTTAAATTGTGA
- the atpH gene encoding ATP synthase F1 subunit delta, protein MDSIAGSILGVLKKEILKEITEEKARKFTLIIKREASGRSYAKAMFNAAKELGKIEIIKNDFNTVYSSLLADKDVLSFFTSTFIDGNVKIDILKKVYHNNIAEETFNLLSILIERDSLNILFAIIVEYENLCNIHYNILSAKIISSSEIENIEDLKSFIRSMFDKEVHFTIEIDESILGGIIVQIEDTIYDYSMKRLLYDVKNSLFAENN, encoded by the coding sequence ATGGATTCTATTGCAGGTAGTATTTTAGGCGTTCTTAAAAAAGAGATACTCAAAGAAATCACTGAAGAAAAAGCCCGTAAATTTACGCTTATAATAAAAAGAGAAGCGAGCGGAAGAAGTTATGCAAAAGCTATGTTTAACGCCGCTAAAGAATTAGGAAAGATAGAAATTATAAAAAACGATTTTAATACCGTTTATTCTTCTTTGCTTGCCGATAAGGATGTTCTTTCGTTTTTTACATCGACTTTTATAGACGGAAATGTAAAGATTGATATATTAAAAAAAGTTTATCATAATAATATAGCCGAAGAAACTTTTAATTTATTATCGATACTTATAGAGAGAGATTCGCTTAATATATTATTTGCCATAATAGTAGAATACGAAAATTTATGCAATATACATTATAATATATTGTCGGCTAAAATTATATCTTCTTCGGAAATAGAAAATATTGAAGATTTAAAATCGTTTATAAGAAGTATGTTTGATAAAGAAGTTCATTTTACGATAGAAATAGACGAATCCATATTGGGCGGAATTATAGTTCAAATAGAGGATACGATATACGATTATAGCATGAAGCGATTATTATACGATGTTAAAAATTCGCTTTTTGCTGAAAATAATTAA
- the saoP gene encoding ABC transporter permease subunit SaoP (Most members of this family are selenoproteins with the selenocysteine residue at the channel-gating position.), which produces MEENESSIQQNKNKTINLGNAGGSPLMKLYSFSVLILIMIVWFFLAKKIDNNLLLPDFILMCKEFFRSWIDPATVSNLLITLNRVFKGFIISCIIGLPLGLIMGYSKRMLLAISPVINSIRQIPIMAWVPLSIVWFGLGDGPTIFLITMSAIFPLIINTIDGVRGIDVNYINSARSMGANNMNIMIDIILPGALPSFLTGCRLALGLGWMSVICAEFIATSKGFGFILIEAQQRLETPRLYALMIISAIIGFAMDRMLLFIEKILTSWRFK; this is translated from the coding sequence ATGGAAGAAAATGAAAGTTCGATTCAACAAAATAAAAACAAAACTATAAATTTGGGAAATGCGGGAGGCAGCCCTTTAATGAAATTATACAGTTTTTCCGTATTGATTCTCATTATGATTGTATGGTTTTTTCTCGCTAAAAAAATAGATAATAATCTTTTGCTTCCAGATTTTATATTAATGTGCAAAGAATTTTTTCGCTCTTGGATTGACCCTGCGACAGTTAGTAATTTATTAATAACTTTGAATAGAGTTTTTAAAGGATTTATTATAAGTTGTATTATAGGGCTTCCTTTAGGGCTTATAATGGGATATTCAAAGCGAATGCTACTTGCAATATCGCCCGTTATAAATTCTATTAGGCAAATACCAATAATGGCTTGGGTGCCTTTGTCTATAGTATGGTTTGGATTAGGAGACGGTCCGACAATATTCTTAATAACAATGAGCGCTATATTTCCGCTTATAATAAATACTATAGACGGAGTTAGAGGCATAGATGTTAATTATATTAATTCGGCAAGAAGTATGGGAGCTAATAATATGAATATAATGATAGATATTATACTTCCTGGGGCATTGCCTTCTTTTTTGACGGGATGCAGACTCGCTTTAGGATTAGGTTGGATGAGCGTTATATGCGCCGAATTTATAGCTACAAGCAAAGGATTTGGATTTATATTAATCGAAGCTCAGCAGAGACTTGAAACGCCAAGATTATACGCTCTTATGATAATATCGGCTATTATAGGATTTGCTATGGATAGAATGCTTCTGTTTATAGAAAAAATACTTACTTCATGGAGATTTAAATAG
- the atpH gene encoding ATP synthase F1 subunit delta, translated as MKDIDKIKLLKPTAKSIFEIAKQLNMVDKIYNELYKCSELFKDEDIKKYFIDKSIPKKCKIEIIENKLKPIFSREAYVFISILMEHEVIDILPDILVFYKEIRDNEYNNIIRVRIIAADNIDNETIEDIIKTVKCFSNKEIVYSTEVDKDILGGIIIYIDSKVYDYSVKNQVYMMRDKIINFGGNKIFKIF; from the coding sequence ATGAAAGATATTGATAAAATAAAGCTATTAAAACCAACGGCTAAATCTATATTTGAGATAGCCAAACAATTAAATATGGTTGATAAAATATATAATGAACTTTATAAATGTTCTGAATTATTTAAAGACGAAGATATAAAAAAATATTTTATCGATAAAAGCATTCCAAAAAAATGTAAAATTGAAATAATCGAAAATAAACTTAAGCCGATTTTTTCAAGAGAAGCTTATGTTTTTATATCTATATTGATGGAACATGAAGTTATCGACATTTTACCCGACATATTAGTTTTTTATAAAGAAATACGCGATAACGAATATAATAATATTATAAGAGTAAGAATAATCGCTGCTGATAATATAGACAATGAAACTATAGAAGATATAATTAAAACCGTAAAATGCTTTTCAAATAAAGAAATTGTTTATAGCACAGAAGTGGATAAAGATATTTTAGGCGGAATAATAATTTATATCGATTCTAAAGTTTACGATTATAGCGTAAAAAATCAAGTGTATATGATGCGAGATAAAATTATTAATTTTGGCGGAAATAAAATATTTAAAATATTTTAA
- the atpG gene encoding ATP synthase F1 subunit gamma translates to MAEKLNVLKARIKAITGTHKITKTMDMISRSRTAKILSIEQGMRPYTQKLNRIIEELSHTDLDNLHPLLKKKKNIKNITLFVITSTRGLCGSYNTKILDEAMERIRHHHRHGREVELHVLGKKGEAYFEKQKIPIARKYPRIDEESTFDDCAAVVQRFMHDYATDKSSRVEVIYMRYYTRVVHMPKIKSLIPMIPDEEDIEGHKSKKNLEYLIEPDRDSVLKEIVPLAIKTYFYFMIITSFLSENAERSIAMRNATDNAERLLSELKNKANRARQENITNELLDIIGGSEAID, encoded by the coding sequence ATGGCTGAAAAATTAAATGTATTAAAGGCAAGAATAAAAGCTATAACGGGAACGCATAAAATAACTAAAACTATGGATATGATTTCCCGCTCAAGAACGGCAAAAATTCTCTCTATCGAACAGGGAATGCGTCCTTATACTCAAAAATTAAACAGAATAATAGAAGAGCTTTCGCATACCGATTTAGATAATTTACATCCTTTGCTTAAAAAGAAAAAAAATATAAAAAATATAACATTGTTTGTAATAACCTCAACGAGAGGTTTATGCGGTTCTTATAATACAAAAATTTTAGACGAAGCTATGGAGAGAATAAGACATCATCATAGACATGGCAGAGAAGTTGAATTGCATGTTTTGGGTAAAAAAGGCGAGGCTTATTTTGAAAAACAAAAAATTCCAATCGCTAGAAAATATCCGCGTATAGATGAAGAATCCACTTTTGACGATTGCGCCGCAGTAGTTCAAAGATTTATGCATGATTACGCTACGGATAAATCTTCAAGAGTCGAAGTTATATATATGCGTTATTATACGAGAGTCGTTCATATGCCTAAAATAAAGAGTTTGATTCCAATGATTCCAGATGAAGAGGATATAGAAGGACATAAAAGTAAAAAGAATCTTGAATATTTAATAGAACCAGATAGAGATTCCGTCTTAAAAGAAATTGTGCCTTTGGCTATAAAGACTTATTTTTATTTTATGATAATAACTTCTTTTTTATCCGAAAATGCCGAGCGTTCGATTGCTATGAGAAACGCCACAGATAACGCCGAAAGACTTTTAAGCGAACTTAAAAATAAAGCTAATAGAGCGAGACAGGAAAATATTACAAACGAGCTTTTGGATATTATAGGCGGTTCTGAAGCTATTGATTAA
- the fabV gene encoding enoyl-ACP reductase FabV, with protein MIVEPKILNNICISAHPLGCKKEVENQINYVKSQAKIKSNVKNALILGASGGYGLASRIAIAYGLGAKTIGVSFEKPATERRTATPGWYNNEAFSEFAKKDGIEEKTLILDAFLNASKEEVIKEAKSFFDGKIDLFIYSLAAPVRMDEKTGILYRSTLKPIGKTYNGMGIDFMTEELLNVSIEPANEEDIKNTIKVMGGEDWQLWTDALIDADMLSKNAINIAYSYIGPEMTKAVYRDGTIGKAKDDLEKTAHDLDKKMQEKIKGNAYVSVNKAVVTRASAVIPTVPLYIGILFRIMKKRGLHEGCIEQMYRLLSEKLFSGKNVPLDNENRIRLDDWELRDDVQKEVLEDWNKLNKDNVKELADMSLFRCDYMNMHGFEIDGIDYSEDVQI; from the coding sequence ATGATAGTAGAACCTAAAATTTTAAATAATATATGCATTAGCGCTCATCCTTTGGGTTGTAAAAAAGAAGTTGAAAATCAAATTAATTATGTGAAATCTCAAGCAAAAATAAAATCTAATGTAAAAAACGCTTTGATACTTGGAGCATCGGGCGGATATGGACTTGCAAGCAGAATAGCGATAGCTTATGGACTTGGCGCAAAAACTATTGGAGTTTCTTTTGAAAAACCAGCGACAGAGAGAAGAACGGCTACGCCAGGTTGGTATAATAACGAGGCTTTTAGCGAGTTTGCAAAAAAAGACGGAATTGAAGAGAAAACTTTAATATTGGACGCTTTTTTAAACGCTTCAAAAGAAGAAGTTATAAAAGAAGCGAAATCTTTTTTTGACGGAAAAATAGATTTGTTTATTTATAGTTTAGCCGCTCCCGTGAGAATGGACGAAAAAACGGGAATACTTTATCGTTCTACTCTTAAACCAATCGGAAAAACTTATAACGGAATGGGAATAGATTTTATGACTGAAGAATTATTAAATGTTTCGATTGAGCCAGCAAACGAAGAAGATATAAAAAATACTATAAAAGTTATGGGAGGAGAAGATTGGCAATTATGGACTGATGCTTTGATTGACGCCGATATGCTTTCAAAAAACGCTATAAATATTGCATATTCTTATATAGGTCCAGAAATGACTAAAGCGGTTTATAGAGACGGAACAATCGGAAAGGCGAAAGACGATTTGGAAAAAACGGCTCATGATTTGGATAAAAAAATGCAAGAGAAAATAAAAGGGAATGCTTATGTTTCGGTTAATAAAGCCGTTGTGACGAGAGCCTCCGCCGTAATTCCGACAGTTCCTTTATATATTGGAATATTATTTAGAATAATGAAAAAAAGAGGACTTCATGAAGGATGCATAGAGCAAATGTATAGATTATTAAGCGAAAAATTATTTTCAGGTAAAAATGTTCCGCTTGACAATGAAAATAGAATAAGACTTGACGATTGGGAATTGAGAGACGATGTTCAAAAAGAAGTTTTAGAAGATTGGAATAAATTAAATAAAGATAATGTTAAAGAATTGGCGGATATGTCTTTATTTAGATGCGATTATATGAATATGCATGGTTTTGAAATAGATGGAATAGATTATAGCGAGGATGTTCAAATATAA
- a CDS encoding DsrE-related protein — translation MMFFADNTFLLTKGSNVGDRLQEVLKKKKILLMACNICAIERGIHEKLIDGACIGCFPDLYKALEGSGVEQVITL, via the coding sequence ATGATGTTTTTTGCCGATAACACATTCTTACTTACAAAGGGAAGTAATGTAGGCGATAGATTGCAAGAAGTATTAAAAAAGAAAAAAATACTTCTGATGGCATGCAATATATGCGCTATAGAAAGAGGAATTCATGAGAAGCTTATAGACGGAGCTTGTATAGGATGTTTTCCCGATTTATACAAGGCTTTAGAGGGAAGCGGAGTAGAACAAGTTATAACTTTATAA
- the rplT gene encoding 50S ribosomal protein L20: MRAVSGTVRKHKVKKILKMAKGYYGSHSKQMKQAKEAVIRGLKYAYRDRRQKKRMMRRLWTLRINAACRPLGISYSKFINGLKKANIIIDRKALSNLAIDDYKAFEAVVEAAKKSLA, translated from the coding sequence ATGAGAGCAGTCAGCGGAACGGTAAGAAAACATAAAGTTAAAAAAATATTAAAAATGGCTAAAGGCTATTACGGTTCTCACAGTAAGCAAATGAAACAAGCTAAAGAAGCCGTAATAAGAGGATTAAAATACGCTTATAGAGATAGAAGACAGAAAAAAAGAATGATGCGAAGATTATGGACATTGCGTATTAATGCGGCTTGCAGACCTTTGGGAATATCTTACAGTAAATTTATAAACGGCTTAAAAAAGGCTAATATTATAATAGACAGAAAAGCTTTATCCAATTTGGCGATAGACGATTATAAAGCTTTTGAAGCTGTGGTTGAAGCGGCTAAAAAATCTCTAGCATAA
- the atpE gene encoding ATP synthase F0 subunit C, producing MDLAILGATIGAGLAAIGAGIGIGIIGSGAVDGVARQPEMSGKIQSTMLIAAALVEGVCLFALVVCILALMRQ from the coding sequence ATGGATTTAGCAATATTGGGAGCTACGATAGGCGCTGGACTTGCCGCAATAGGAGCGGGAATAGGAATAGGCATTATAGGTTCTGGAGCGGTTGATGGAGTCGCTAGACAGCCTGAAATGTCTGGTAAAATTCAATCGACTATGCTTATAGCGGCTGCGCTTGTGGAAGGAGTATGTCTTTTCGCTTTGGTTGTTTGCATTCTTGCCCTAATGAGACAATAA
- the saoA gene encoding ABC transporter ATP-binding protein SaoA — MAILKVDNVSKSFKSKKSQNAEVLKNISFEIEKGEFVTLLGPSGCGKTTLLTMIGGFQQATSGNIYLENKIIREPSSERGYVFQNYALFPWMTVAKNILYSLKFKKMTKEEKKNRLKELLNMSHLNGHEDKYPISLSGGMQQRVAVVRALASNPKILLLDEPLGAIDLQLREHMQNELLSLVKSGDNTVLMVTHDVSEAVYLSDRVIVMSSNKGSIIEDIKINMNHPRDRESKEYLEYIIELTNNLKKAFSKKVMD, encoded by the coding sequence ATGGCTATTCTTAAAGTTGATAATGTAAGCAAATCTTTTAAATCTAAAAAATCTCAAAATGCGGAAGTATTAAAGAATATTAGTTTTGAAATAGAAAAAGGCGAATTCGTGACTTTGCTCGGTCCTTCGGGATGCGGTAAAACGACATTGCTTACTATGATAGGAGGTTTTCAGCAAGCCACTTCGGGTAATATTTATCTTGAAAATAAAATAATAAGAGAACCTTCTTCGGAAAGGGGCTATGTTTTTCAGAATTATGCTTTATTTCCTTGGATGACTGTGGCTAAAAATATACTCTATTCTTTAAAATTTAAAAAAATGACTAAAGAAGAAAAGAAAAATAGATTAAAAGAATTATTAAATATGTCTCACCTTAACGGGCATGAGGATAAATATCCAATATCTTTATCGGGAGGAATGCAACAAAGAGTCGCAGTAGTTAGGGCTTTAGCGTCTAATCCTAAAATATTATTACTTGACGAACCGCTTGGAGCTATAGATTTGCAATTAAGAGAGCATATGCAAAATGAATTATTATCTTTAGTAAAAAGCGGAGATAATACGGTTTTAATGGTGACGCATGATGTTTCAGAAGCCGTATATTTAAGCGATAGAGTTATAGTTATGAGTTCAAATAAAGGCTCTATAATAGAGGATATAAAGATAAATATGAATCATCCGAGAGATAGGGAAAGCAAAGAATATTTAGAATATATTATTGAACTTACAAATAATTTAAAAAAAGCTTTTTCAAAAAAAGTTATGGATTAA
- a CDS encoding STAS domain-containing protein → MEISVKEIENNTVIIKLFGDIDIYTSSDLKDAMISQVDFGAKRIIMDMEDVHYIDSSGIGVFIAVLGTFKKVNGKIGMIKITEPVKKVLELTRLTSFLPVYNTEAEAIEKL, encoded by the coding sequence ATGGAAATATCCGTTAAAGAAATTGAAAATAATACGGTTATAATTAAACTTTTCGGAGATATAGATATTTATACTTCTTCCGACTTAAAAGACGCTATGATTTCTCAAGTAGATTTTGGAGCAAAAAGAATAATAATGGATATGGAAGATGTTCATTATATAGACAGCAGCGGAATTGGAGTTTTTATAGCGGTATTGGGAACTTTTAAGAAAGTTAATGGAAAAATAGGAATGATAAAAATAACCGAACCCGTTAAAAAAGTTTTGGAGCTTACAAGATTGACAAGTTTTTTGCCCGTTTATAATACCGAAGCCGAAGCGATTGAAAAATTATAA
- the atpB gene encoding F0F1 ATP synthase subunit A yields the protein MNKLTLNKLVLKRVLIIFIIIFAIFDCNIVFASENINDYIMEEIADNTEHPYGTIPIKLGNYLNFNFHITKHIILMTLAAILCIVSMKYLAYKLKRPFNRPSFLQNIFEIIIDYMNRDVISPTLGEDGKRYTPFCLTVFLFVLFANLLGIIPPLLKFKTEDGHYAYLAGAVGANISFTGAIAILVFICYIFAGIRKKGIIKYWASLVPEGLPFILVPMIWFLEFITLFNRAFALAIRLLANMMGGHIMLIVIPYLIIMSGTILVSPFAILFLAFIYVLEMFVSVLQAYIFSLLSAIYIGIAINDEH from the coding sequence ATGAATAAATTGACTTTAAATAAATTAGTTTTAAAAAGAGTTCTTATAATCTTTATAATTATTTTTGCAATATTTGATTGCAATATAGTTTTTGCTTCCGAAAATATTAACGATTACATTATGGAAGAAATTGCCGACAATACGGAACATCCTTATGGCACAATTCCAATAAAATTAGGAAATTATTTAAATTTTAATTTTCATATAACGAAACATATTATACTTATGACTTTAGCCGCAATATTATGCATAGTAAGTATGAAATATTTAGCTTATAAATTGAAAAGACCTTTTAATAGACCTTCTTTTCTACAAAATATATTTGAAATTATAATAGATTATATGAATAGAGATGTAATATCGCCGACTTTGGGAGAAGACGGAAAGAGATATACGCCTTTCTGTTTAACGGTATTTTTATTCGTTTTATTTGCAAATTTGCTTGGGATAATTCCGCCATTATTAAAATTCAAAACCGAAGACGGACATTACGCTTATTTGGCGGGAGCTGTCGGAGCAAATATAAGTTTTACGGGCGCTATAGCTATTTTAGTTTTTATATGTTATATATTCGCGGGCATAAGAAAAAAAGGAATAATAAAATATTGGGCGAGTTTAGTGCCTGAAGGTTTGCCTTTTATTTTAGTTCCTATGATATGGTTTTTAGAGTTTATAACTTTATTTAACAGAGCTTTTGCATTGGCAATTCGTTTGCTTGCAAATATGATGGGCGGACATATAATGCTTATAGTGATACCGTATTTGATTATAATGTCGGGAACTATATTGGTTTCGCCATTTGCCATATTATTTTTGGCTTTTATATATGTTCTTGAAATGTTTGTATCGGTTTTACAGGCTTATATATTCTCTTTATTATCGGCGATTTATATTGGAATTGCCATTAATGATGAGCATTAA
- the atpA gene encoding F0F1 ATP synthase subunit alpha yields the protein MDINANEIATVLKEKIKNYKADFSPNEVGVVVEVGDGIARVMGLPHIMANEMITFECGSTGIAFNLEEETIGAIVLGDYTEIKEGSKVSRLKRILEVPVGEELLGRVVNPLGIPIDGRGEIKTDKRRIIEFPAPGIADRQAVKEPLQTGIKAVDSMTPIGRGQRQLIIGDRSTGKTSIALDTIINQKGKNVICVYVAIGQKASTVAGVVNTLRQYGALEYTIIVTATASDSAPLQYIAPYSGCAMAEYFMYEEKKDTLVVYDDLSKQANAYRQISLLLRRPPGREAFPGDVFYLHSRLLERAAKLSDDLGGGSLTALPIIETQDNEVSAYIPTNVISITDGQIYLLPSLFMSGVRPAIDVGISVSRVGGNAQTKAMKKVSGTLRLDLASYRSLEAFSQLGIGLDKATLSQLDRGAKMVELLKQKQYSPMPVEEQIVILFAATKGFLDNVEIERVHEFEWRLLQYMRADKQYILDDIREKKDIENIEELNKALEEFKSKF from the coding sequence ATGGATATAAACGCTAATGAAATTGCTACTGTCTTAAAAGAAAAGATTAAAAATTATAAAGCGGATTTTTCTCCAAACGAGGTTGGAGTCGTAGTCGAGGTTGGAGACGGAATAGCGAGAGTTATGGGGCTTCCTCATATAATGGCTAATGAAATGATAACATTCGAGTGCGGTTCTACAGGAATCGCTTTTAACTTGGAAGAGGAAACTATAGGCGCTATAGTTCTTGGAGATTATACGGAAATAAAAGAAGGAAGTAAAGTAAGTCGTCTTAAAAGAATTTTGGAAGTTCCCGTTGGCGAAGAGCTTTTAGGAAGAGTCGTTAATCCTTTGGGAATTCCTATAGATGGACGAGGCGAGATTAAAACCGATAAAAGAAGAATAATAGAATTTCCAGCTCCTGGAATAGCCGATAGACAAGCGGTAAAAGAGCCTCTTCAAACGGGAATTAAAGCGGTAGATTCTATGACGCCTATTGGCAGAGGACAGAGACAGCTTATAATTGGAGATAGAAGCACGGGAAAAACTTCTATAGCTTTGGATACGATAATAAATCAAAAAGGAAAAAATGTTATATGCGTATATGTCGCTATAGGACAAAAGGCTTCCACAGTCGCTGGAGTCGTTAATACTTTAAGACAATATGGCGCTTTAGAATATACTATAATAGTGACGGCAACGGCTTCGGACTCTGCGCCTTTGCAATATATAGCTCCTTATTCGGGATGCGCGATGGCTGAATATTTTATGTATGAAGAAAAAAAAGACACTTTGGTAGTTTATGATGATTTATCAAAACAGGCAAACGCTTATAGACAAATTTCTCTTTTATTAAGGCGTCCTCCTGGAAGAGAAGCTTTTCCTGGCGATGTATTTTATTTGCATTCAAGATTGCTTGAAAGGGCGGCTAAATTAAGCGATGATTTGGGCGGAGGTTCTTTGACGGCGCTTCCTATAATTGAAACGCAAGATAATGAAGTTTCCGCATATATTCCTACAAATGTTATATCTATTACGGATGGGCAGATATATTTGCTTCCAAGTTTATTTATGAGCGGAGTTCGTCCCGCAATCGATGTTGGAATTTCGGTTTCAAGAGTGGGAGGAAACGCTCAAACTAAAGCTATGAAAAAAGTTTCGGGAACTTTAAGGCTTGATTTGGCTTCTTATAGGTCTTTGGAAGCTTTCTCTCAATTAGGAATAGGATTAGACAAAGCCACTTTATCGCAACTTGATAGAGGCGCTAAAATGGTTGAATTATTAAAACAAAAACAATATAGCCCAATGCCCGTAGAAGAGCAGATAGTAATATTATTTGCAGCCACGAAAGGCTTTTTAGATAATGTTGAAATTGAAAGAGTTCATGAATTTGAATGGCGATTACTTCAATATATGAGAGCGGATAAACAATATATATTAGACGATATAAGAGAGAAAAAAGATATAGAAAATATTGAGGAGCTTAATAAGGCTTTGGAAGAGTTTAAATCCAAATTCTAA
- the atpF gene encoding F0F1 ATP synthase subunit B, which produces MALFKIDPGVIIWTWITFILVLIILGKSTWKTIIRGLNSRADKIQDDLKEAERTKEKAKKSLATYREQIDNAKVEASSIIENARIEANRVREKIISNAREEAEANKNKIMLEVERAKEEIANSVKKQSVDIAVVMAETILKRNVTKEDNQALIDEFINTIKNEEKENKAK; this is translated from the coding sequence ATGGCGCTTTTTAAAATAGACCCAGGCGTTATTATATGGACTTGGATTACATTTATTTTAGTCCTTATAATACTAGGAAAATCTACTTGGAAAACAATTATAAGAGGTTTAAACTCTCGCGCCGATAAAATTCAAGATGATTTGAAAGAAGCGGAAAGAACTAAAGAAAAAGCTAAAAAATCTTTGGCGACTTATAGAGAGCAAATAGACAACGCTAAAGTCGAGGCAAGTTCTATTATAGAAAATGCAAGAATCGAAGCGAATAGAGTTAGAGAAAAAATTATTAGCAATGCAAGAGAAGAGGCGGAAGCTAATAAAAATAAAATTATGCTTGAAGTTGAAAGAGCTAAAGAAGAAATAGCAAATAGCGTAAAAAAACAATCGGTTGATATTGCGGTAGTTATGGCGGAGACTATACTTAAAAGAAATGTAACAAAAGAAGATAATCAAGCTTTGATTGACGAATTTATTAATACGATTAAAAATGAAGAAAAAGAAAATAAAGCTAAATAA